One segment of Argiope bruennichi chromosome 11, qqArgBrue1.1, whole genome shotgun sequence DNA contains the following:
- the LOC129957257 gene encoding isatin hydrolase-like: MLLLWIIHCFSAVITIVKCAPLPLKIIDLSYTFDEMTPYWPTQKKFELIVTVNETQEEGYWLQMEEYSSAIHVGTHMDAPCHFAKGRWTVDQIPLDHLIAPAAVIDIKQRAEEDRDALVQVSDFENWEMLSGERLDEHIVMIRSGWGSRWRDREAFVGTADNDTTKFHFPGISKEAAEWLADKRRVYGVASETLSLDNGPSQDLIAHRTLLDKNIYGLENVANMEQMPLYGATVYVMPMKIGSASGAPTRIIATFPKILFAKDGRGVTERSLREVIIFNK; the protein is encoded by the exons ATGCTTCTTCTTTGGATAATTCACTGCTTCTCTGCAGTAATTACGATTGTCAAATGTGCGCCTCTTCCTCTGAAGATAATCGATCTGAGCTACACGTTCGATGAGATGACTCCTTACTGGCCCACTCAAAAGAAATTTGAGTTGATCGTGACAGTAAATGAGACACAAGAAGAAGGATATTG GCTACAAATGGAGGAATATTCTTCAGCCATTCATGTCGGAACACATATGGATGCCCCATGTCATTTTGCGAAGGGCCGATGGACCGTGGACCAGATTCCTCTTGACCACCTCATTGCCCCAGCAGCTGTGATTGACATCAAACAACGCGCCGAAGAGGACAGAGATGCTTTGGTGCAAGTGAGCGATTTCGAGAACTGGGAGATGTTGTCAGGCGAGAGGTTAGATGAACATATCGTCATGATACGATCGGGTTGGGGTAGTAGGTGGAGAGACAGAGAAGCTTTTGTGGGAACTGCCGATAACGATACGACTAAGTTTCATTTTCCTGGCATCTCCAAAGAAGCTGCCGAGTGGCTGGCAGATAAAAGACGTGTCTATGGAGTAGCATCAGAGACTTTATCTTTAGACAACGGACCGTCCCAAGATTTGATAGCTCACAGGACTCTTttggacaaaaatatttatggtCTGGAGAACGTTGCCAATATGGAACAGATGCCCTTGTACGGAGCAACTGTGTATGTAATGCCGATGAAAATCGGCAGTGCAAGTGGAGCTCCAACAAGGATTATTGCTACTTTTCCAAAGATTTTGTTCGCCAAAGATGGTAGAGGAGTCACTGAGAGATCATTGAGAgaagtcattattttcaataagtaG